One genomic window of Halovivax cerinus includes the following:
- a CDS encoding winged helix-turn-helix domain-containing protein: protein MQQGLLGVNRSEDEYLDAVREFEPAATSEVAEETGVTRQGADYRLRQLEEQGKVKSKMVGNSLVWMLADGGD, encoded by the coding sequence ATGCAGCAAGGATTATTGGGTGTGAACCGATCCGAAGACGAGTATCTCGACGCAGTCAGGGAATTCGAACCCGCGGCGACGAGTGAAGTAGCTGAAGAGACTGGTGTGACGCGACAGGGGGCCGATTACCGCCTTCGACAGTTGGAGGAGCAGGGGAAGGTGAAAAGCAAGATGGTCGGAAACTCCCTAGTTTGGATGCTCGCGGACGGAGGCGACTGA
- a CDS encoding zinc ribbon domain-containing protein, producing the protein MGDALLEPDEIEEKIAENPDPYIDLFLESGDRYIRVLLLTVMKNCCSEPQWERTVSKIERRIEEKQAVTSTVEDDGDASAGYCPQCGTSVDRDDRFCRQCGEALEAGEADG; encoded by the coding sequence ATGGGTGACGCGCTCTTAGAACCCGACGAGATCGAGGAAAAGATCGCAGAAAACCCGGATCCGTACATCGACCTGTTCCTGGAGTCGGGCGATCGGTATATCCGGGTGCTACTCCTCACTGTGATGAAAAATTGCTGCTCCGAGCCTCAGTGGGAGCGGACGGTCTCGAAAATCGAGCGTCGAATCGAGGAAAAACAAGCGGTGACGTCGACCGTGGAGGACGACGGGGATGCGTCGGCGGGGTACTGTCCCCAGTGTGGGACCAGCGTCGATCGAGACGATAGGTTCTGTCGCCAGTGCGGCGAAGCGCTCGAGGCGGGTGAGGCCGATGGCTGA
- a CDS encoding DUF7557 family protein has product MPDIHGSTMAQAQPERTTVDVSRSLHQRLEDLKPYESVSFNDLIAEMADVYESQQDT; this is encoded by the coding sequence ATGCCGGACATCCATGGTTCGACCATGGCACAGGCCCAACCCGAGAGAACGACCGTCGATGTCAGCCGGTCGCTCCATCAGCGACTCGAGGATCTGAAACCGTACGAATCGGTTTCGTTTAACGACCTCATCGCCGAGATGGCCGACGTCTACGAATCTCAACAGGATACGTAA
- a CDS encoding tyrosine-type recombinase/integrase, producing the protein MPDKRRALERLREQIEVGERDVSEADRELLLEFSDALELVPSRIGVDRHEKLLRHCTILAERSDGLEDVLEDREAAEAVVRVIHREYENVESNKDNRNALRAFGRFLTPGDDVPESLEWIPTGTSSNYNPIPDPGDMLDWEDDVRPMIDETMNPRDAALIAVAWDGGPRSGELLDLTVGDVTDHKHGLQITVDGKKGQRSITLITAVPYLNRWLSEHPRRDDSSAPLWCKLRSGEEISYQMARKIPREAADRAGVTKPVTFTNFRKSSASHLASQGVNQAVLEDHHGWTRGSRAASRYISVFAEASDREVARAHGLDVEVDEPDPIAAVECDRCGEKTPRDEPFCMWCHQALEHGAVDEIETEQDTQRRQLLGLAKENPELLDSLEELEPLVEALGGDLDVIDTARQFVEAADADS; encoded by the coding sequence ATGCCTGATAAGCGCCGCGCGCTCGAGCGGCTTCGCGAACAGATCGAAGTCGGCGAGCGCGACGTCTCCGAGGCCGATCGGGAGTTGCTCCTGGAGTTCAGCGACGCCCTGGAACTCGTTCCCTCGCGGATCGGTGTCGATCGCCACGAGAAGCTGCTCCGGCACTGCACGATCCTCGCCGAACGAAGCGACGGCCTGGAGGACGTCCTCGAGGATCGCGAGGCCGCCGAGGCCGTCGTCCGCGTGATCCACCGCGAGTACGAGAACGTCGAGAGCAACAAGGACAACCGGAACGCGCTCCGCGCCTTCGGTCGCTTCCTTACGCCCGGCGACGACGTCCCCGAGAGCCTCGAGTGGATCCCGACCGGGACGTCGTCGAACTACAACCCGATCCCCGATCCGGGCGATATGCTCGACTGGGAGGACGACGTCCGTCCGATGATCGACGAAACGATGAACCCCCGCGACGCTGCCCTGATCGCCGTCGCGTGGGACGGTGGCCCCCGTTCCGGCGAGCTGCTCGATCTCACCGTCGGTGACGTCACCGACCACAAACACGGCCTGCAGATCACCGTCGACGGCAAGAAGGGCCAGCGGTCGATCACGCTCATCACGGCCGTCCCGTACCTCAACCGGTGGCTCTCCGAACACCCACGTCGCGACGACTCCAGCGCGCCCCTGTGGTGCAAGCTCCGAAGTGGTGAAGAGATCTCGTACCAGATGGCGCGCAAGATCCCGCGCGAGGCCGCCGACCGCGCCGGCGTCACGAAACCCGTCACGTTCACCAACTTCCGCAAGTCGTCGGCGTCCCACCTCGCGAGCCAGGGCGTCAACCAGGCCGTCCTCGAGGATCATCACGGATGGACGCGCGGGAGCCGAGCCGCCTCGCGATACATCTCCGTCTTCGCAGAGGCGAGCGATCGCGAGGTCGCCCGAGCCCACGGTCTCGACGTCGAGGTCGACGAACCTGACCCGATCGCCGCCGTCGAGTGTGACCGATGCGGTGAGAAGACCCCGCGAGATGAACCGTTCTGTATGTGGTGCCACCAGGCACTCGAACACGGCGCAGTCGACGAGATCGAGACCGAGCAGGACACCCAGCGCCGGCAGCTCCTCGGCCTCGCGAAGGAGAATCCCGAGCTCCTCGACAGTCTCGAAGAGCTCGAGCCGCTCGTCGAAGCGCTCGGCGGAGACCTGGACGTCATCGACACCGCCCGCCAGTTCGTCGAAGCCGCGGACGCCGACAGCTGA
- a CDS encoding DUF302 domain-containing protein yields the protein MAASKPAPTVEEALHTTLELPFEDAVAHVQLEHEYQGFETVALTRLDEYVEGVLGEEIRKTALIVVCHAEIAKDALEIDPQLAGLLPCTTVVWEDDGEVHVYHASTTKAIRDLGCAPGDCGPEIEALVEMTGEVMADVWANVEAYAEGAASS from the coding sequence ATGGCTGCGTCGAAACCCGCGCCCACGGTCGAAGAAGCGCTCCACACCACGCTCGAGTTGCCGTTCGAGGACGCCGTCGCGCACGTCCAGCTCGAACACGAGTACCAGGGGTTCGAGACCGTCGCGCTCACGCGCCTGGACGAGTACGTCGAGGGCGTCCTCGGCGAGGAGATCAGGAAGACGGCCCTGATCGTCGTCTGTCACGCCGAGATCGCGAAGGACGCCCTGGAGATCGATCCGCAACTCGCCGGGTTGTTACCCTGCACGACCGTCGTGTGGGAGGACGACGGCGAGGTCCACGTCTATCACGCCTCGACGACGAAGGCGATTCGCGACCTGGGCTGTGCGCCCGGCGACTGCGGCCCCGAGATCGAGGCGCTCGTCGAGATGACGGGTGAGGTGATGGCGGACGTCTGGGCCAACGTCGAGGCGTACGCCGAGGGCGCGGCCTCCTCGTAG
- a CDS encoding SOS response-associated peptidase — protein sequence MCGRYSLFVPPEELESRFDARFERSFTPTYNAAPGQSVPVVTDEAPETIRQLEWGFVPSWADGTSDRLINARAETLAETRAFRSAYVTRSDGGRSGDDALASDRETPARGRCLVLADGFYEWAPTETGNQPYRIAFEDDRPFAMAGLWERREPPSDDSQAGLDAFGGGIETDSDDDRLVETVTIVTMRPNDLVAELHDRMPAIVASDDERRWLRDADPVARLDPHPSDSMVAYPVSTAVNDPSVDDPSVVEPIDGAGRSD from the coding sequence ATGTGTGGCCGGTACTCGCTGTTCGTCCCGCCGGAAGAGCTGGAATCCCGGTTCGACGCGCGGTTCGAGCGGTCGTTCACCCCGACGTACAACGCCGCGCCGGGTCAGTCCGTTCCGGTCGTCACGGACGAAGCGCCGGAGACGATTCGTCAGCTGGAGTGGGGATTCGTCCCGTCGTGGGCCGACGGAACGAGCGACCGGCTGATAAACGCCCGGGCGGAGACGCTCGCCGAGACGCGAGCGTTTCGCTCGGCGTACGTGACGCGGAGCGACGGTGGGCGATCGGGTGACGACGCGCTCGCGTCCGACCGCGAGACGCCCGCCCGTGGTCGGTGTCTCGTGCTGGCCGACGGTTTCTACGAGTGGGCGCCCACGGAGACCGGCAACCAGCCCTACCGAATCGCCTTCGAGGACGACCGTCCGTTCGCGATGGCGGGTCTGTGGGAGCGACGGGAACCGCCGTCGGACGACTCGCAGGCTGGGCTCGACGCATTCGGTGGGGGTATCGAGACCGACTCCGACGACGATCGCCTGGTGGAAACCGTGACGATCGTGACGATGCGTCCGAACGACCTGGTCGCCGAGTTGCACGATCGCATGCCGGCGATCGTAGCATCCGACGACGAACGGCGGTGGCTGCGCGATGCGGATCCGGTGGCGCGGCTGGACCCGCACCCGTCCGATTCGATGGTAGCCTACCCCGTCTCGACGGCGGTGAACGACCCGTCGGTCGACGATCCGTCGGTGGTGGAGCCGATCGACGGCGCGGGACGCTCCGACTAG